The Pirellulales bacterium sequence CCGAGGCAAACGAGCAACTCCAATCGCTGTTGATCGGGGCGAAAACTGAGTACCAGTTGATCCTGATCGCCTCCGGCGATGCCGACCAACCGACAGCGGCAGCGCTGGCCCAATATTGCGACGGCACAGTTCTCGTCGTTGACATAGGTAGAACTGCTCGCGCGGCGGCCCACCGCGCCAAACGATCCCTGGAATCCGCAGGCGCTCGCGTCATCGGCGTGGTTGTGCGGAATTGATACGTCCATTCCCGCCCATAAATTCGCATCATGCGGACGATGTGGCCTCAACCGGCGCACCTTTAAGCACAACTGCCGGGTTCGGTGACTTCTCGCTCTCGGCGCGGCCCGCGTCCGCTGATCGGCCGGTCCCGGCGTAGAACACCGTCGAGACGATCAATAGCGCGGCGATGCAGACGAACATCATGGGGTAGCCCGGCAGGCCGATCATTCGGCCAAAGTGGACGATCCCGCCGATGAGCGGCGCGCCGCTAAGTGTCCCGAGATCGATCGTCGCCAACATGAGGGTCGTTCCCACGCCGCGATAGCGGGCGGGGAACGCGGCGCTGCCGCCAGCCACGACGGCCGGATAGAGAATCGCTTGTCCCGCTCCGGTGAATAGTGCGGGCAACAGAAGCTGCGATTCGGTTGCGACCGCCAGGTACGAAACCACCCCGACGACGAGCAGCGACATCCCGATTAGAATCGCGCCCCGAATCCCGAGCCGCTCGGTCAGCCGCCGAGTCGCGAGCCGTGCGGCGATGGCCGTTACCGCATAGACCGTGAAATAGGGCGCAAGCCGATTGATGCTCAATTCCGCCGCGAAAGTGCGAAGAAACGTGGCCGGCATTCCAAGCGCGATCCCGGTCACGACGCCAATCGCCAACAATACGCCAGGACGGTAGCGCCGCAGCAGCGGCGCGATCGGCACGTGGCGTCGAGGCGGCGGTCGTACTTCCCGCGACGTCGCAAACCACGCGGCGACAACCGAAGCGCTGCCGAGACCCGCCGCCACGAGAAACAGCAAGTCCAGTTCGGTCCGCGTGGCGAGGCCACCCGCGCCGCCGCTCGAAATCACATCGCCAATCAGCGGCCCGATCAACATGCCGACGAAGCTGGCCGTGCCGATCATGCCGACCGCCTCGGCCATTCGCGACACCGGCACCTGCTGAATTACAAACGTGAATACGGCCCCGAACACTCCTGCCACGCTCGTTCGATACAGCGCCTGGAGCACGAAGATTTCGATCCCGTTCGGCCGCGAAACGAGCAAATGCCCCAGCATGCTAACGACGAATAGGGCCGTCGAGCCGAGCCAAATCTGCCGAG is a genomic window containing:
- a CDS encoding MFS transporter; this translates as MFRPAEDESETAADPAESDGCSLPSALPSSAARAVDAAELHRGRSLLITFRAPTSGAYGRAFWLAYISLMLLMVAVSLMYRYADFITFLGGGELELGAVVGVGMIGSLAMRLAQGVGIDRYGPRQIWLGSTALFVVSMLGHLLVSRPNGIEIFVLQALYRTSVAGVFGAVFTFVIQQVPVSRMAEAVGMIGTASFVGMLIGPLIGDVISSGGAGGLATRTELDLLFLVAAGLGSASVVAAWFATSREVRPPPRRHVPIAPLLRRYRPGVLLAIGVVTGIALGMPATFLRTFAAELSINRLAPYFTVYAVTAIAARLATRRLTERLGIRGAILIGMSLLVVGVVSYLAVATESQLLLPALFTGAGQAILYPAVVAGGSAAFPARYRGVGTTLMLATIDLGTLSGAPLIGGIVHFGRMIGLPGYPMMFVCIAALLIVSTVFYAGTGRSADAGRAESEKSPNPAVVLKGAPVEATSSA